The Plasmodium brasilianum strain Bolivian I chromosome 14, whole genome shotgun sequence genome contains a region encoding:
- a CDS encoding hypothetical protein (conserved Plasmodium protein), whose protein sequence is MTVTLDNFNDQKIYSFQNKRKYNCCLNFTRFTKRRNKNNDNYRDSKINIKTALIKNEVIDDDNEEFNDNNLMRTCHRLKLYKHSSNKIEIYYPYDKKKLDKYDYERDQTFCSLTDLEDMNNEDKRSKFFYYKNKSINDYKSCFEKKNKKTKWFRLREKKKKDYIMEESLKYLNESVCSNYKDANKNNNIDGPSKYTKNCVLNSTVNGIRGFSAWIF, encoded by the coding sequence ATGACTGTTACATTAGATAACTTTAAtgatcaaaaaatatatagttttcaaaataaaagaaaatataactGCTGCTTGAATTTTACAAGATTCACAAAAAGAAGGAATAAGAATAACGATAATTATAGggatagtaaaataaatattaaaacagcGTTAATCAAAAACGAAGTAATTGATGATGACAATGAGGAgtttaatgataataatttaatgagAACTTGTCACAGATTGAAGTTATATAAGcatagtagtaataaaatagaaatatattacccatatgataaaaaaaaattagataaGTATGATTACGAAAGGGATCAAACGTTCTGCTCCCTTACAGACTTGGAGGATATGAATAATGAAGATAAAagaagtaaatttttttattataaaaacaaaagtatAAATGATTATAAATCATGctttgaaaagaaaaataaaaaaacaaaatggtTTAGattaagggaaaaaaaaaagaaagattaTATAATGGAAGAAAGTCTGAAATATCTAAATGAGTCCGTGTGCTCGAATTATAAAgatgcaaataaaaataataacatagaTGGTCCTTCCAAGTATACTAAAAATTGTGTCTTAAACTCTACTGTTAATGGAATAAGAGGTTTTTCAGCATggatattttga